One window from the genome of Pelodictyon luteolum DSM 273 encodes:
- the pstB gene encoding phosphate ABC transporter ATP-binding protein PstB → MQMTAEEKEISMDTPAKTATRDIYIPSERKSVSGGGKPHVVAKDFSIFYGDFEAVKKVNADILSKYVTAIIGPSGCGKSTFLRAINRMNDLIPSCHTTGTLRFDGEDIYGKLTDEVLLRKKIGMVFQKPNPFPKSIFDNIAYGPRLHGMNDKKQLAEVVEKSLRKAALWDEVSDRLERNALGLSGGQQQRLCVARTLAVEPEILLLDEPTSALDPKATAKIEDLIQELRGSYTIMIVTHNMQQASRVSDYTMFFYEGTLVEHAGTSQLFTNPRDRMTEDYITGRFS, encoded by the coding sequence ATGCAAATGACAGCGGAAGAAAAGGAGATCTCCATGGACACCCCTGCAAAGACCGCAACGCGCGACATCTACATCCCTTCTGAACGAAAAAGCGTGAGCGGCGGAGGCAAGCCCCATGTCGTCGCCAAGGACTTCTCGATCTTTTACGGTGACTTCGAAGCCGTCAAAAAGGTCAACGCCGATATCCTCTCGAAATATGTGACGGCCATCATCGGACCGAGCGGCTGCGGAAAGAGCACGTTCCTGCGTGCCATCAACCGTATGAACGATCTTATTCCGAGCTGCCATACGACCGGTACCCTGCGTTTTGATGGAGAGGACATCTACGGCAAGCTCACCGACGAGGTGCTGCTTCGCAAGAAGATCGGCATGGTGTTCCAGAAGCCGAACCCGTTCCCGAAATCGATTTTTGACAATATCGCCTACGGCCCGCGTCTGCACGGCATGAACGACAAGAAGCAGCTGGCTGAAGTCGTCGAGAAGAGCCTCCGCAAGGCGGCACTCTGGGACGAGGTGAGCGACCGCCTTGAGCGCAACGCCCTCGGCCTCAGCGGTGGACAGCAGCAGCGGCTCTGCGTAGCCCGTACGCTGGCCGTCGAGCCCGAAATCCTTCTGCTCGACGAGCCGACCTCTGCTCTCGACCCCAAGGCCACAGCCAAGATCGAGGACCTCATCCAGGAGCTTCGCGGCAGCTATACGATCATGATCGTCACCCACAACATGCAGCAGGCTTCGCGTGTTTCAGACTACACCATGTTTTTCTATGAGGGCACGCTGGTCGAGCATGCCGGCACCTCGCAGCTCTTCACCAATCCGAGGGATAGGATGACTGAGGACTACATCACCGGAAGATTCAGCTAA
- the pstA gene encoding phosphate ABC transporter permease PstA yields MNLGTRKILDRSFTALGIGSIVVMALALLIVITPIIYNGLGAVFFKGTIEHRKLLYNEFHRGDGAELEREIAEVAVYRDQAYRMLADFELELEGMDPEKAREYRMQYGPVKTALQTLLGPPPGDDSAILTRFRYGQTRWEKAEEKLHALLYESKWDYSDPDVMAKEYFVRRAESFEGTKLAPMFGFVEKNAEKMLLPRFTLYWGFLTDSSIDAHIFGGIWPEIQGTFFLAIGAMLFAFPLGVVAAIYFTEYAKDGVFTSMLRSANSTLAGVPSIVFGLFGLAFFINTLNVSESKSVLAGALTLAIMILPTIIRAAEEAILAVPKTYKEASLGLGSTKWNTIVTVILPAALPGIITGGVISLGRAAGETAPIIFTAAVSVGSAIGIADVLSSPTPALSWNIYNLASEHEAAAEIRHVQYGMVLALVSIVLLLNLSAVLLRARISKKLKG; encoded by the coding sequence ATGAATCTCGGAACAAGGAAAATACTGGACCGTTCGTTCACCGCTCTCGGGATTGGTTCGATCGTCGTCATGGCCCTTGCGCTTCTGATTGTCATCACGCCGATCATCTACAACGGACTCGGCGCCGTGTTCTTCAAGGGAACGATCGAGCATCGCAAGCTCCTCTATAACGAGTTCCACCGCGGTGACGGGGCAGAGCTCGAGCGCGAAATCGCTGAAGTTGCCGTGTACCGGGACCAGGCGTACCGGATGCTTGCGGATTTCGAGCTTGAGCTTGAGGGTATGGATCCTGAAAAGGCCAGGGAGTACCGTATGCAGTACGGCCCGGTCAAGACCGCGCTCCAGACCCTGCTCGGTCCTCCGCCCGGCGATGATTCGGCCATCCTGACCCGTTTCCGTTACGGTCAGACCCGGTGGGAGAAGGCCGAGGAGAAACTCCACGCCCTGCTCTATGAGTCCAAGTGGGACTATTCAGATCCCGACGTTATGGCCAAGGAGTACTTCGTCCGCCGGGCCGAGTCGTTTGAGGGGACGAAACTTGCCCCGATGTTCGGTTTTGTCGAGAAAAACGCTGAAAAGATGCTGCTTCCTCGCTTCACCCTCTACTGGGGGTTCCTCACCGACTCATCGATAGATGCCCACATCTTCGGCGGCATATGGCCTGAAATCCAGGGTACCTTTTTCCTCGCCATCGGCGCCATGCTTTTCGCCTTTCCGCTTGGTGTTGTCGCGGCCATCTATTTCACCGAGTATGCCAAGGACGGCGTCTTCACCAGCATGCTGCGCAGTGCAAACAGCACCCTTGCCGGTGTACCGAGCATCGTGTTCGGTCTGTTCGGTCTGGCCTTCTTCATCAATACCCTGAACGTATCGGAATCCAAAAGCGTGCTTGCCGGTGCACTTACCCTTGCCATCATGATCCTGCCGACCATCATCAGGGCGGCTGAAGAGGCGATACTGGCGGTGCCGAAAACCTATAAAGAAGCTTCGCTCGGTCTGGGTTCCACAAAATGGAACACCATCGTTACCGTGATCCTGCCTGCAGCGCTTCCCGGCATCATCACCGGCGGCGTCATCAGTCTCGGCAGGGCGGCCGGCGAAACCGCTCCGATCATCTTCACCGCAGCGGTAAGTGTAGGTTCGGCCATCGGCATTGCCGATGTGCTTTCATCACCGACCCCGGCGCTGTCGTGGAATATCTACAACCTTGCCAGCGAACATGAGGCGGCGGCCGAAATCCGCCACGTGCAGTACGGCATGGTGCTTGCCCTTGTCAGCATCGTGCTCCTTCTGAACCTTTCGGCGGTACTGCTCAGAGCCCGCATATCCAAGAAATTAAAAGGCTGA
- a CDS encoding PstC family ABC transporter permease — translation MSGDVNRDSNRSGAFVVSEGRRKMQKAARTAGESILLLIASFVAIVVLFIFYFVAVDAVPYFQQRGFAEFFTSSNWYPAGDPGEFGALAIIYGTGMVTLGSALLAVPMGIAAAVCLSDILPFSVRQYAKPVIEMLAAIPSVAFGFFALVILAPLLQTSGGPMLMWVWWILAGPFLLLAVIVGSDLLTAGIEEPVRRKRYATMLQVLFTLLAFLVLYVVGSQLNGMQILTGTNALNVSIILSFMALPTIVSVAEDSLQSVGRELREGSYALGATRAETLVKTVLPAASSGILAAVILGIMRSLGETMVVWMASGNSSHIPDPWYNYLEAVRTLTATIAGDMGEADQVTGSARYHVLFAMGLLLLVISFISNLISERIVVRQRKILSGQ, via the coding sequence ATGAGTGGAGACGTGAACAGAGACAGCAACCGTTCAGGCGCGTTCGTTGTCAGCGAAGGGAGGCGGAAAATGCAGAAAGCCGCCAGGACTGCAGGAGAATCCATTCTGCTTCTCATTGCCTCGTTTGTCGCCATCGTCGTTCTCTTCATTTTCTATTTCGTCGCCGTCGATGCCGTTCCCTATTTCCAGCAGAGAGGATTCGCTGAATTCTTCACCAGCAGCAACTGGTACCCTGCAGGAGATCCCGGCGAGTTCGGCGCACTTGCCATCATCTACGGCACCGGCATGGTCACCCTCGGCTCGGCCCTCCTCGCTGTCCCGATGGGCATTGCCGCAGCGGTCTGCCTCAGCGACATCCTTCCTTTTTCGGTCCGCCAGTACGCCAAGCCGGTAATTGAGATGCTTGCGGCCATTCCTTCTGTCGCATTCGGTTTCTTTGCGCTCGTGATCCTCGCTCCGCTGCTCCAGACAAGCGGCGGACCCATGCTCATGTGGGTATGGTGGATCCTTGCAGGACCGTTCCTGCTGCTTGCCGTCATCGTTGGTTCCGACCTCCTGACTGCCGGTATTGAGGAACCGGTTCGCCGCAAGCGCTATGCAACCATGCTTCAGGTGCTCTTCACCCTTCTCGCCTTTCTCGTGCTCTACGTGGTGGGTTCGCAGCTCAACGGCATGCAGATCCTCACCGGCACCAACGCCCTCAACGTCTCCATCATCCTGAGCTTCATGGCGCTGCCGACGATCGTCAGTGTGGCGGAGGATTCCCTTCAGTCGGTAGGTCGCGAGCTCCGCGAAGGAAGCTACGCACTTGGCGCCACCCGGGCTGAAACACTCGTCAAAACAGTGCTTCCCGCCGCAAGCAGCGGCATTCTTGCCGCCGTCATTCTCGGCATCATGCGCTCGCTCGGCGAGACCATGGTGGTGTGGATGGCTTCCGGCAACTCTTCGCATATCCCCGATCCCTGGTACAACTACCTCGAGGCGGTCCGTACCCTGACGGCCACCATCGCCGGTGATATGGGCGAAGCAGACCAGGTGACCGGTTCGGCCCGCTATCATGTGCTGTTCGCCATGGGCCTCCTGCTCCTCGTCATCAGCTTCATAAGCAACCTCATCAGCGAGCGCATCGTCGTCCGCCAGAGGAAGATTCTTTCGGGTCAGTAA
- a CDS encoding phosphate ABC transporter substrate-binding protein has product MKRMLMLALAALMLMGTEVSAAGNGIVIDGSTTVGPIAKSFAAYFTKRYGVPVTVSESGSGNGAKSLINGACDIAAMSRDMKTQEIAAARKKGIQPVAHVAALDGIAIVVHPSNPVRGLTKAQIAGIYQGRYTNWREVGGPNSRIVVIQRESNSGTQESFKTLVTGKAVPIMPRAESQASNGAVKSRVSTTPSAIGFIGMGFLDSSVRAVPVDGVKPSVASIRSGTYKLSRKLYFYTSGQPTGSIKQFLALPSTADGRRIISELGFISQ; this is encoded by the coding sequence ATGAAGAGGATGTTGATGCTGGCGCTGGCGGCGCTGATGCTTATGGGCACAGAGGTGTCTGCGGCAGGGAATGGGATTGTGATTGATGGTTCGACGACTGTCGGACCCATAGCGAAATCGTTTGCGGCATATTTCACGAAGCGCTACGGTGTTCCGGTCACCGTCAGCGAGTCGGGGAGCGGCAACGGTGCCAAAAGCCTCATCAACGGCGCCTGCGACATTGCAGCCATGTCGCGTGATATGAAAACACAGGAAATCGCTGCTGCAAGGAAAAAAGGTATTCAGCCGGTAGCGCATGTTGCCGCCCTTGACGGCATTGCCATCGTCGTTCATCCCTCGAACCCTGTCAGGGGTCTTACGAAGGCCCAGATCGCAGGGATCTATCAGGGACGCTATACCAACTGGCGCGAGGTCGGCGGACCGAATTCCCGCATCGTGGTGATCCAGCGTGAGTCGAACAGCGGCACCCAGGAGTCGTTCAAGACGCTCGTCACCGGCAAGGCTGTGCCTATCATGCCGAGGGCTGAGTCCCAGGCCAGCAACGGCGCCGTGAAGAGCCGTGTGTCGACGACACCCTCTGCGATCGGGTTCATCGGCATGGGATTTCTGGACTCCTCAGTCCGGGCGGTTCCTGTCGATGGGGTAAAGCCGAGCGTCGCGAGCATCCGCAGCGGTACCTACAAGCTGTCGCGCAAGCTCTATTTCTATACCAGCGGCCAGCCGACGGGTAGCATCAAACAGTTTCTCGCACTGCCCTCGACTGCTGACGGGCGGCGGATCATCAGTGAACTCGGCTTCATCAGCCAGTGA
- a CDS encoding phosphate ABC transporter substrate-binding protein: MKLFSKILMGAAVFGMMASGDASAAGKIVMDGSTTVGPIAKSFAAYFTRTTGTDVTVSESGSGNGAKSIINSTCDIANMSRAMKTNEIAAAKAKGVNPVEHVVALDGMAIVVNPSNRVKNLTKTQIRDIYSGKITNWNQVGGPTAEIVKIQRESNSGTQDTFKSLVMGKAAPISKRAETQASNGAVKSRVASTPAAIGFLGLGFVDGSVKAVSVEGVAPTVASVKDGTYPISRPLFMYTNGQPKGAVKQFIELNQTPEGMRMISELGFVNQ; encoded by the coding sequence ATGAAACTCTTCAGCAAAATCCTTATGGGTGCGGCTGTTTTCGGTATGATGGCTTCCGGTGACGCTTCTGCCGCCGGCAAGATCGTCATGGACGGCTCCACCACCGTCGGCCCGATTGCCAAGTCCTTCGCAGCATACTTCACCCGTACCACCGGTACCGATGTGACCGTCAGCGAATCCGGTTCCGGCAACGGTGCCAAGAGCATCATCAACAGCACCTGCGATATCGCCAACATGTCCCGCGCAATGAAAACCAACGAGATTGCTGCTGCAAAGGCAAAGGGCGTCAATCCTGTTGAGCACGTTGTCGCTCTTGACGGTATGGCTATTGTTGTGAACCCGAGCAACCGTGTGAAGAACCTTACCAAGACGCAGATCCGTGACATCTACTCCGGCAAGATCACCAACTGGAACCAGGTCGGCGGCCCGACTGCCGAGATCGTCAAGATCCAGCGTGAATCGAACAGCGGTACCCAGGACACCTTCAAGAGCCTCGTCATGGGCAAGGCAGCTCCGATCTCCAAGCGTGCAGAGACCCAGGCCAGCAACGGTGCTGTAAAGAGCCGTGTTGCCTCCACCCCTGCAGCCATCGGCTTCCTCGGCCTCGGCTTTGTTGATGGTTCTGTGAAGGCTGTGAGTGTTGAGGGTGTGGCTCCTACCGTTGCTTCGGTCAAGGACGGTACCTACCCGATCTCCCGCCCGCTCTTCATGTACACCAACGGTCAGCCGAAGGGCGCTGTGAAGCAGTTCATCGAGCTCAACCAGACCCCCGAGGGCATGCGCATGATCAGCGAACTTGGTTTCGTGAACCAGTAA
- a CDS encoding putative porin has translation MKKTAMLIGLAAVLGFSSNAQAVDWNWKGDIRYRYESSLTDDNVSTTDDNSRDRHRIRVRFGTDMWINEELSAGLQLATGNDTDPVSRNETLDDSFAADTILLNEAYIDYHPMFLNGDVNLILGKRATKSTLAVIDDLIWDGDVTIEGATVQYGKDAKGKEKDGLSLVAGSYFYDESSVGDDTYILAAQASYKGEVSNLGYQLGASYYGYDNMPDPSLGYDIIELFGSVGGKVSSLPWKVYGQFATNMAENSDFSGITDSRRDGMLVGLKLGKAKNPGQIEGSVEYVQLEEDAVNPAMTDSDRNGGGTNCEGFKISSTYQLIQNMTLGATYFNFNKIDGTAAQVDDTKHLFQLDAVVKF, from the coding sequence ATGAAAAAAACAGCAATGTTAATCGGTCTGGCTGCCGTTCTCGGGTTCTCGAGCAACGCCCAGGCAGTAGACTGGAACTGGAAAGGGGATATCCGCTATCGTTATGAGTCTAGTTTGACTGATGATAATGTCAGCACGACTGATGATAATAGCCGTGACCGCCACCGTATTCGTGTCCGTTTTGGAACCGACATGTGGATTAACGAGGAGCTATCTGCTGGGTTGCAGCTCGCTACTGGAAACGACACAGATCCGGTTTCAAGGAACGAGACTCTAGATGACAGTTTTGCTGCGGACACCATCTTATTGAATGAGGCATATATCGATTATCATCCGATGTTCCTCAATGGTGATGTCAACTTGATTCTTGGTAAGAGGGCAACTAAGAGCACTCTTGCGGTTATAGACGATCTCATCTGGGACGGCGACGTTACAATTGAGGGAGCGACTGTGCAGTATGGGAAAGATGCCAAAGGAAAAGAGAAGGATGGTCTTTCACTCGTCGCTGGTTCATATTTCTATGATGAATCTTCCGTTGGCGATGATACCTACATTCTGGCCGCACAGGCATCCTACAAGGGTGAAGTCAGCAATTTAGGCTATCAGCTCGGAGCCTCTTACTATGGCTACGATAATATGCCCGATCCATCACTCGGATATGATATTATCGAGCTTTTTGGAAGTGTCGGAGGCAAGGTGTCTTCCCTACCCTGGAAGGTCTACGGTCAGTTTGCTACTAATATGGCTGAAAATAGCGATTTCAGTGGCATTACAGATTCGCGTAGGGATGGTATGCTTGTCGGCTTAAAGCTTGGTAAGGCAAAGAATCCCGGTCAGATTGAAGGATCGGTTGAGTATGTACAGCTTGAGGAGGACGCGGTAAATCCAGCCATGACTGACAGTGATCGTAATGGTGGTGGGACAAACTGTGAAGGCTTCAAAATTAGCAGCACATACCAGCTCATCCAGAATATGACGCTTGGTGCAACGTACTTTAACTTCAATAAGATTGATGGTACAGCTGCTCAGGTTGATGATACAAAGCACCTCTTCCAGCTTGACGCTGTCGTGAAGTTCTAA
- a CDS encoding GNAT family N-acetyltransferase codes for MSSVTVRRVESACDRSRVLEVIEQVFRIEKNWIAGVEGQIPEDVLKSDTLSWFIAEVSGKPAGVIRLLYDPPLELPERYEVKFEPGIDVEKLRTAGRYAEIGRFMILGEYRRNPRIALRLMRAATAEVVERDYTHFITDVFEGEANSPFNFHTRVLGFEVVGKHLFGDLNCSSTRIILTLDILKLFRRIKNSRNRIYMELSEGIHAVIERKEQRKAARQALLGRRPIAGG; via the coding sequence ATGTCGAGTGTTACCGTCAGGAGAGTGGAGAGCGCCTGTGACCGCAGCCGGGTGCTCGAGGTCATTGAGCAGGTCTTCCGCATAGAGAAGAACTGGATAGCGGGCGTCGAAGGGCAGATCCCCGAGGATGTTCTCAAAAGCGATACCCTGTCCTGGTTCATTGCCGAGGTCAGCGGAAAGCCTGCCGGCGTCATCCGCCTCCTCTACGATCCGCCGCTTGAACTGCCCGAACGGTACGAAGTGAAGTTCGAGCCGGGGATAGATGTCGAAAAGCTCAGGACCGCAGGACGCTACGCTGAAATCGGCCGGTTCATGATTCTTGGCGAGTACCGCCGCAACCCCCGTATTGCGCTGCGTCTTATGCGCGCCGCAACTGCCGAAGTGGTCGAGCGCGACTATACCCATTTCATTACTGACGTCTTCGAAGGGGAGGCCAACTCTCCCTTCAACTTCCATACCCGCGTGCTCGGGTTCGAGGTGGTGGGCAAACACCTGTTTGGTGACTTGAACTGCAGCTCCACCCGCATCATCCTTACGCTCGACATCCTGAAACTCTTTCGCCGCATCAAGAACAGCCGCAACCGCATCTATATGGAGCTCAGCGAGGGCATTCATGCGGTCATTGAGCGCAAGGAACAGCGGAAGGCCGCCCGTCAGGCCCTTCTCGGCCGCCGGCCGATAGCAGGGGGGTAG
- a CDS encoding lysophospholipid acyltransferase family protein, with product MKDYFRPLPRLSPMRALLLRLLMLPNFFLLKAEGLGNLPGDGRPYIFAFNHNNSAEALMVPIFFIYHMGGRTISFVIDWMYGRVPVLGKLMGMIDPVYVYNKRSTLSWIESSRPVRMAEDTVERCCRKIASGRSIGIFPEGRRNRNADALAKGKSGIGHIALTTGAPVIPVGIDFPLRIQKGRIPILGRTIIRVGTPIDFTLQSEAYRAVKKEEQGGVQRRAALANEVTHRVMHCLADLSGKRYQGPMPNEHHALYQQPYGSVSRPPFAVGEGAL from the coding sequence ATGAAAGACTACTTCAGGCCGCTTCCCCGGCTCTCCCCGATGCGGGCGCTGCTCCTCCGGCTCCTGATGCTTCCGAACTTCTTCCTTTTGAAGGCGGAAGGGCTCGGGAACCTCCCCGGTGACGGACGGCCATACATTTTCGCCTTCAACCACAACAATTCTGCTGAAGCGTTGATGGTCCCGATCTTTTTCATCTACCACATGGGCGGGCGCACAATCAGCTTCGTCATCGACTGGATGTACGGCAGGGTGCCGGTACTCGGCAAGCTGATGGGGATGATCGATCCCGTCTATGTCTATAACAAGCGCTCCACCCTCTCCTGGATAGAATCCTCACGGCCGGTCCGGATGGCGGAAGATACCGTCGAGCGCTGCTGCCGCAAGATCGCTTCCGGCAGGAGCATCGGCATTTTCCCCGAAGGGCGGCGCAACCGCAATGCCGATGCCCTGGCCAAAGGCAAGAGCGGTATCGGCCACATTGCCCTCACGACCGGTGCCCCGGTAATCCCTGTCGGCATCGACTTCCCGCTCCGCATACAGAAGGGACGCATCCCCATCCTCGGGCGCACCATCATACGGGTGGGCACCCCGATCGACTTCACCCTGCAGTCGGAAGCCTACCGTGCCGTCAAGAAAGAGGAACAGGGCGGTGTGCAGCGGCGTGCCGCACTGGCAAATGAAGTGACCCACAGGGTCATGCACTGCCTTGCAGACCTGTCAGGCAAACGCTATCAGGGACCCATGCCGAACGAACATCATGCACTTTACCAACAACCATACGGGTCCGTATCCCGTCCGCCGTTTGCGGTCGGGGAGGGTGCCCTGTAA
- a CDS encoding class I SAM-dependent methyltransferase, which translates to MTNHWHSSEKFNRQAEGWDDNPRRLAIAEAVFKALAEAVQFTERTEALEFGCGTGLVTMQVAPRVRKVTAIDTSHRMLGVLEGKIMATGTKNIDSRCLDLTVPDEMRRLPKGHFNVIYASMTLHHIDDTSSFLQELSELLAPGGTLAMADLDLEDGFFHDDADEKVHPGFERPALAAMLLAAGLQNPTFRTAATIEKKNRTGREASYPIFLATATKPEASKEQPESAAE; encoded by the coding sequence ATGACAAACCATTGGCACAGTTCAGAAAAATTCAACCGGCAGGCAGAAGGCTGGGACGACAATCCCCGCAGACTCGCCATTGCCGAAGCCGTCTTCAAGGCTCTTGCCGAAGCGGTACAATTCACCGAGAGAACCGAAGCGCTTGAATTCGGATGCGGGACAGGCCTGGTGACCATGCAGGTCGCCCCGCGGGTACGGAAGGTGACGGCCATCGACACCTCGCACCGGATGCTCGGCGTGCTTGAGGGCAAGATCATGGCGACAGGGACGAAGAACATCGACTCTCGCTGCCTTGATTTGACCGTCCCTGATGAAATGCGCCGTCTGCCGAAAGGGCACTTCAACGTCATATACGCGAGCATGACGCTCCATCACATCGACGACACATCCTCGTTCCTTCAGGAACTTTCGGAGCTGCTCGCCCCCGGCGGAACGCTTGCCATGGCGGACCTTGACCTCGAAGATGGCTTTTTCCATGACGATGCCGATGAGAAGGTTCATCCCGGATTCGAGCGGCCGGCCCTTGCGGCCATGCTTCTGGCGGCAGGCCTCCAGAACCCGACGTTCCGGACCGCAGCCACTATCGAAAAGAAAAACCGGACGGGAAGAGAAGCATCCTACCCCATATTCCTCGCCACGGCAACCAAACCGGAAGCCTCGAAGGAACAGCCGGAGAGCGCGGCCGAATGA
- a CDS encoding HAD family hydrolase, translating into MSCKAVIFDLDGTLLDTLKDLSVTLNAVLSANGHPTHPLEHCRYLVGSGMRELVRKALPDGVGTPDTIERILGELLEQYALNWNVHSQPYPGIPGMLDGLERLGMKKAILSNKADRFTKLCARHLLADWHFDVVMGHHDAIEHKPSPEGALLVAEMMGEKPSDILYVGDTGIDMLTANRAGMYPLGVLWGFRPEAELVEAGARSLTADPEGILLHLEGCA; encoded by the coding sequence ATGAGCTGCAAGGCGGTCATCTTCGACCTTGACGGGACCCTGCTCGATACCCTCAAGGACCTCTCCGTCACCCTCAATGCCGTGCTCTCGGCAAACGGCCACCCCACCCATCCGCTCGAACACTGCCGCTACCTTGTCGGCAGCGGCATGCGCGAACTCGTCCGCAAAGCCCTTCCCGACGGAGTCGGCACACCCGACACCATCGAGAGGATCCTCGGGGAACTTCTGGAGCAGTACGCACTCAACTGGAACGTGCACTCGCAGCCCTACCCGGGCATTCCGGGAATGCTCGACGGGCTGGAGCGGCTTGGAATGAAAAAAGCCATTCTCTCCAACAAGGCCGACCGGTTTACGAAGCTCTGTGCCCGGCATCTTCTTGCAGACTGGCATTTCGATGTTGTCATGGGCCACCATGACGCAATCGAGCACAAGCCCTCACCCGAAGGGGCGCTCCTCGTAGCGGAAATGATGGGTGAAAAACCCTCTGACATTCTCTATGTCGGCGATACCGGCATCGACATGCTGACGGCCAACCGTGCCGGCATGTACCCGCTTGGCGTACTCTGGGGGTTCCGGCCTGAAGCGGAGCTGGTGGAAGCCGGGGCACGCTCGCTTACAGCCGATCCCGAAGGGATACTACTCCATCTGGAGGGCTGCGCCTGA
- a CDS encoding metallophosphoesterase — translation MSIHKKKHPHLERLLQNASKVSLETDTRVLILSDLHMGNGGRRDEFRRNSDLIEAMLSTYYLPEKYGLVLNGDIEELFKFPLDEISRAWTSMYDIFGEFSRTSFLWKTIGNHDTELAGNRSYPLADSLVESVKFSYGDETILVFHGHQASVLLWESYPIVSRAVIFFLRYIAKPVGIRNFSIAYNSRRRFAIEKSIYEFSNEAKVVSIIGHTHRPLFESLSKVDYLNYRIEELCRAYSSAENGEKVSIEGKIAELKGELEACYREGKRIGLRSGLYNNITIPSVFNSGCAIGKRGITALEIEGNRIRLVYWYNGKRSRRFTSDRDNSPHELGSTGYYRIVLNEDSLDYVFSRLHLLA, via the coding sequence ATGAGCATTCATAAGAAGAAACACCCCCATCTGGAGCGACTGCTCCAGAACGCAAGCAAGGTAAGCCTTGAAACCGATACCCGGGTCCTGATCCTCAGCGACCTCCATATGGGCAACGGCGGCCGGCGCGACGAGTTCCGTCGCAACAGCGACCTCATCGAGGCTATGCTTTCGACCTATTACCTTCCTGAAAAGTACGGTCTCGTGTTGAATGGCGACATAGAGGAACTCTTCAAGTTCCCGCTCGATGAGATTTCCCGGGCCTGGACCTCCATGTACGATATTTTCGGGGAGTTCAGCAGGACGTCGTTTCTCTGGAAAACCATCGGCAACCACGACACGGAACTTGCAGGCAACCGCTCCTACCCGCTTGCCGACTCGCTGGTCGAGTCGGTGAAGTTTTCCTACGGGGACGAGACCATCCTTGTGTTCCACGGCCACCAGGCTTCCGTGCTGCTCTGGGAGTCCTATCCCATCGTCAGCCGGGCCGTAATCTTTTTCCTCCGCTACATCGCAAAGCCGGTCGGTATCCGGAACTTCTCGATCGCCTACAACAGCCGCCGCCGGTTCGCCATTGAAAAATCCATCTACGAGTTTTCGAACGAGGCAAAGGTTGTGTCGATCATCGGCCATACCCACCGTCCCCTTTTCGAGTCGCTCTCGAAAGTCGACTACCTCAACTACCGGATAGAAGAGCTCTGCAGGGCGTATTCATCAGCAGAGAATGGTGAGAAGGTATCAATCGAAGGGAAGATTGCGGAGCTGAAGGGGGAGCTTGAGGCATGCTACCGCGAGGGAAAAAGGATAGGACTTCGCAGCGGGCTCTATAATAACATCACCATCCCGAGCGTGTTCAATTCAGGGTGCGCCATCGGAAAAAGGGGCATTACCGCCCTTGAAATCGAGGGAAACCGCATCCGGCTTGTCTACTGGTACAACGGAAAACGGAGCCGCCGCTTTACGAGCGACCGCGACAACAGCCCGCATGAGCTGGGATCGACAGGGTACTACAGGATTGTGCTGAACGAGGACTCCCTTGACTACGTCTTCTCCCGCCTTCACCTTCTGGCCTGA